In Paenibacillus hexagrammi, the following are encoded in one genomic region:
- a CDS encoding DHCW motif cupin fold protein, which translates to MKITDVPFCTIDWSKINTTQHPGIEGYANWRTFEMGNIRVRMVEYSPGYIADHWCDRGHVLLVLEGELYTELSDGREFKLTPGVSYQVADGANPHRSYTKTGAKLFIVD; encoded by the coding sequence ATGAAAATAACTGATGTTCCATTTTGTACAATTGACTGGAGCAAAATAAACACTACTCAACATCCTGGTATTGAAGGTTATGCGAATTGGCGTACATTTGAGATGGGGAACATCCGAGTACGAATGGTAGAATATTCTCCTGGTTATATTGCCGACCATTGGTGTGATAGAGGTCACGTTTTATTAGTATTAGAAGGAGAACTATATACTGAACTTTCAGATGGAAGAGAATTCAAACTTACTCCAGGAGTCAGTTACCAAGTGGCTGATGGAGCAAATCCGCATAGGTCCTATACTAAAACTGGTGCGAAATTGTTTATTGTAGACTAA